The Euphorbia lathyris chromosome 2, ddEupLath1.1, whole genome shotgun sequence genome includes a window with the following:
- the LOC136218319 gene encoding BTB/POZ and MATH domain-containing protein 2-like produces the protein MGRILRETARPSSSSSSSPSNSSTTSTSITDTLNGSHQFKITGYSLSKGLGIGKYIASDTFNVGGYSWAIYFYPDGKSVEDNATYVSLFIALASEGTDVRALFELTLLDQSGKERHKVHSHFGRTLESGPYTLKYRGSMWGYKRFFKRTLLESSDYLKDDCLQVHCSVGVVKSHTEGPKTYSIAVPPSNIGHHFGQLLGSRKGTDVNFEVDGEVFSAHKLVLAARSPVFRAQLFGPMKDQNTQLIKVEDMEAPVFKALLHFIYWDSLPDLEELTGLNSKWASTLMCQHLLAAADRYGMDRLRLLCEANLCEDVAINTVATTLALAEQHHCFQLKSVCLKFVAMPENLRAVMQTDGFEYLKESCPSVLTELLEYVAKVSEHSVILCSRHGNEAILDGSDLNGRRVKQRL, from the exons ATGGGAAGGATTCTAAGAGAAACCGCCAGGCCCTCTTCGTCTTCCTCATCATCGCCTTCTAATTCCTCCACCACCTCCACTTCCATCACCGACACCCTCAATGGTTCTCACCAGTTCAAGATCACGGGCTATTCTTTATCTAAAGGATTGGGGATCGGCAAATATATTGCTTCCGATACTTTTAATGTCGGGGGCTATTCGTGGGCCATTTATTTCTATCCAGACGGGAAGAGCGTCGAGGATAATGCGACTTACGTTTCACTTTTCATAGCTTTGGCCAGCGAAGGGACCGACGTTAGAGCTCTTTTCGAGTTAACACTTTTGGATCAGAGCGGGAAGGAGAGGCATAAGGTTCATAGCCATTTTGGGAGGACGCTCGAGAGTGGGCCTTATACGCTCAAATATCGCGGCAGCATGTG GGGATACAAACGGTTTTTCAAAAGAACTCTTCTGGAGTCATCAGATTATCTCAAAGACGATTGCCTACAAGTTCACTGTAGTGTTGGTGTTGTTAAGTCACATACAGAGGGACCTAAAACTTACTCTATAGCAGTACCACCATCAAACATTGGCCACCATTTTGGACAACTCTTGGGAAGTAGAAAGGGAACTGATGTGAATTTTGAAGTTGATGGAGAAGTTTTTTCTGCTCACAAGCTGGTACTTGCTGCTCGATCACCTGTATTCAGAGCCCAACTCTTTGGTCCAATGAAGGATCAAAATACCCAGCTAATAAAAGTTGAAGACATGGAGGCTCCAGTTTTCAAG GCTTTACTTCATTTTATATACTGGGATTCACTACCTGACTTGGAGGAGCTTACTGGTTTGAATTCAAAGTGGGCCTCAACTTTGATGTGTCAGCATCTGCTTGCAGCAGCCGATAGATATGGGATGGACAGGCTCAGACTGCTATGTGAAGCCAATCTCTGCGAGGATGTTGCTATAAACACAGTGGCAACTACCCTTGCCTTAGCTGAACAGCACCACTGTTTCCAGTTAAAGTCTGTGTGTCTCAAGTTTGTCGCAATGCCTGAAAATCTGAGAG CTGTGATGCAGACGGATGGTTTTGAATATTTGAAGGAAAGTTGCCCGTCGGTGCTTACAGAATTGTTGGAGTACGTGGCTAAAGTGAGCGAACACTCGGTAATTTTATGTAGTAGGCATGGGAATGAAGCTATTCTTGATGGCAGTGACCTAAATGGGAGGCGTGTGAAACAAAGGTTATAA